In Anaerobacillus isosaccharinicus, one genomic interval encodes:
- a CDS encoding peptidylprolyl isomerase, whose protein sequence is MRFMKFGLVTLLLLLLIAGCGQGTTEERTGAKDEQPPVATDEKPPAAEEVTPVEYPQFHAALQPDERAVKMVTSKGDIMIRLYPAYAPLAVENFITHSENGYYDGVLFHRVMNNFMIQSGDPDGTGMGGASIYGDPFDDEFSPSLAHFRGALSMANPGRPNMNGSQFFIVQTDDFDPGMFGQLEKQMGIEFPEETIKHYEEHGGTPYLDYKHTVFGHVVEGMDVVDAIAAVEVNPGNNRPIEDVYIIRIEILN, encoded by the coding sequence ATGCGTTTTATGAAATTTGGTTTAGTTACTTTATTGCTATTATTATTGATTGCTGGATGTGGTCAAGGGACTACGGAGGAACGGACTGGTGCTAAAGATGAGCAACCACCAGTTGCAACGGACGAAAAGCCACCAGCTGCTGAAGAGGTTACGCCAGTTGAATATCCACAATTTCATGCTGCCCTTCAACCAGATGAAAGAGCTGTAAAAATGGTAACGAGTAAAGGGGACATTATGATACGTCTTTATCCAGCTTATGCACCGTTAGCAGTAGAAAATTTTATTACACATAGTGAAAATGGTTACTATGATGGAGTTCTTTTTCATCGGGTAATGAATAACTTCATGATTCAATCAGGAGATCCTGATGGAACTGGTATGGGAGGGGCAAGCATTTATGGAGATCCTTTTGACGATGAGTTTTCTCCATCTCTTGCACATTTCAGAGGGGCATTATCAATGGCAAACCCAGGCCGCCCGAATATGAATGGAAGTCAATTTTTTATAGTTCAAACTGATGATTTCGACCCGGGGATGTTTGGACAGCTAGAAAAACAGATGGGAATCGAGTTTCCTGAAGAAACAATTAAACATTATGAAGAGCACGGTGGAACTCCTTACCTAGACTATAAGCATACTGTTTTTGGACATGTAGTTGAAGGAATGGATGTAGTCGATGCAATTGCCGCAGTAGAAGTTAATCCTGGAAATAATCGTCCTATTGAAGACGTTTATATTATAAGAATTGAAATTTTAAATTAA
- a CDS encoding YhcN/YlaJ family sporulation lipoprotein, whose product MKRGILISIGLLMLVLYINGCGINDRGVDPGLENDPAARFHAHDHQRGEGFGFFNQQRDRKNPIANMVTRDERPGRGMNGILDRRPPEMNQRISRFEATEEQNDLRPGPKAFSSQSDDNLPEQITLELLQMEMVRDVRVISYHNQLLVAVECETNDTNDIKNEISQLITDKYPNKEIIVVTDRRAVDRIRMLDDGLQRGQTEDNNQQFREFFDDTTGPIAGH is encoded by the coding sequence ATGAAAAGAGGCATATTAATAAGTATTGGTCTACTGATGCTCGTTTTATATATAAATGGATGCGGTATAAATGATCGGGGAGTTGACCCAGGATTAGAAAATGATCCTGCTGCAAGATTTCACGCCCATGATCATCAGCGTGGAGAAGGATTTGGCTTTTTTAATCAACAACGAGACCGAAAAAATCCGATTGCAAATATGGTGACGAGGGACGAACGACCGGGTCGTGGAATGAACGGTATTCTAGATCGACGTCCTCCAGAGATGAATCAAAGAATATCAAGGTTTGAAGCGACAGAAGAACAGAACGATTTGAGGCCAGGTCCAAAAGCATTTTCCAGTCAGAGTGATGACAACTTGCCAGAGCAAATTACATTAGAGCTTTTGCAGATGGAAATGGTCCGTGACGTGAGGGTCATTAGTTATCACAATCAATTGTTAGTAGCTGTTGAATGTGAGACAAATGACACTAACGATATAAAAAATGAAATTAGTCAATTAATTACTGATAAATATCCAAACAAAGAAATCATTGTTGTAACTGACCGCCGTGCAGTAGACCGTATTCGTATGTTGGACGACGGCTTACAAAGAGGGCAAACAGAAGATAATAATCAGCAGTTCAGAGAGTTTTTTGATGATACAACAGGTCCGATTGCAGGACATTAG
- a CDS encoding amidohydrolase family protein yields the protein MKIIDAHMHFSNIGSFRDTAKERSHIDYSYEGLLKEYREANVVLGIGMGVTEQQLGGFPDAASSTPMGLDMLEDKHTSIVCCPGVNPHSLGNEQLLALESEITNDRAVGIKIYLGYYPYYAYDKIYGPVYELAAAYNVPVVFHCGDTYSERGLLKYSHPLTLDEVAVQNRNVTFMMAHFGDPWVLDGAEVVYKNSNMFADLSGLIVGDRKEVHRISTTPHFYDHLRHAITFCDHYEKLLFGTDWPLVQVQPYIEFIKTFIPEGYVEDVFYNNALNVFPKIKQFL from the coding sequence TTGAAGATTATTGATGCACATATGCACTTTTCTAATATTGGGAGTTTTCGAGATACAGCGAAAGAACGTTCTCACATTGATTATTCATATGAAGGTTTGCTAAAAGAATACAGGGAGGCAAATGTTGTTCTAGGAATTGGGATGGGGGTGACAGAACAACAATTGGGTGGTTTCCCTGATGCAGCGTCCTCAACACCAATGGGATTAGATATGCTTGAAGATAAGCATACAAGCATTGTTTGTTGTCCTGGGGTAAACCCCCATTCTTTAGGTAACGAACAACTGTTAGCATTAGAGTCTGAAATAACCAACGATCGAGCAGTAGGGATAAAGATCTATTTAGGCTATTATCCTTATTATGCCTACGATAAAATTTATGGACCTGTCTATGAGTTGGCGGCTGCATATAACGTTCCTGTTGTATTTCACTGTGGTGATACCTATTCGGAGCGAGGCCTGTTAAAATACTCCCATCCACTCACGTTAGATGAAGTGGCAGTTCAAAACCGAAATGTTACGTTTATGATGGCTCATTTTGGCGATCCGTGGGTGTTAGATGGAGCGGAGGTCGTTTATAAAAATTCCAATATGTTTGCTGACTTGTCAGGGCTAATTGTTGGGGACAGAAAAGAAGTACATAGAATTTCAACTACACCGCATTTCTATGATCACTTACGACATGCTATAACGTTCTGTGATCATTATGAAAAGTTGCTGTTTGGAACCGATTGGCCACTCGTTCAAGTTCAACCTTACATCGAGTTTATTAAAACATTTATTCCAGAAGGGTATGTAGAAGATGTTTTTTACAATAATGCCTTAAACGTTTTTCCGAAAATCAAGCAGTTTTTATAG
- a CDS encoding transposase codes for MKPALIPHISYQNFVLDQLNTHYSGGILTLVQKDWTIISKLWITDLSFTTTWLHDSYSVKGPEPRDPASMLRSYLLCLLTSPTLSITEWVNQLHRVPLYTILSGFEPGDVPGVGTFYDFFRRLSGFEKANVKPFIKLKRKKKKKKKPKKGEKATPRNPGIIRKLVDRHLRNGSKQKQLPGDQLYAFFQSQFLEVSARLGLLGDPHSLGVVGDGTPVETARYPRSKPICDCSAQGLTNCTHPRRYSQPDIDSGWDSSRERYFNGYHLYMISTSDSQYDLPLYPRLHPASRHDSVSLVVGSIEFSQRYTLGTIDKILLDAAHDAEPIYELLDHHNVEPFIDLNVRTKKNFSTQSDIQISPLGVPICPIGMEMKPNGFDKSQNRQKWRCPLACGTKNTCSTPCSKAKYGRTFHTFKQDNLRLFTKTPRSSEKWKLIYKRRTSVERSNKREKVDYHLESGRHRSTKMWYVRLYSIMMCQHIDAWYSSQKETLNIQEIIFSKSA; via the coding sequence ATGAAACCTGCGCTAATACCACATATCTCATATCAAAACTTCGTTTTAGACCAATTAAATACTCATTACTCAGGCGGTATACTGACTCTCGTACAAAAAGATTGGACTATTATCTCGAAGTTATGGATCACGGATCTTTCGTTTACCACTACGTGGCTTCATGATTCATATTCAGTTAAAGGTCCTGAGCCACGTGATCCTGCTTCCATGCTTCGCTCTTATCTTTTGTGTTTATTGACAAGTCCGACCCTGAGTATTACAGAATGGGTGAACCAACTCCATCGTGTTCCTCTTTACACGATCCTTAGCGGCTTTGAACCTGGGGATGTTCCAGGTGTCGGTACTTTTTATGACTTCTTCAGACGGCTATCAGGTTTTGAGAAGGCTAATGTAAAACCTTTTATTAAGCTCAAACGAAAAAAGAAGAAGAAGAAAAAACCGAAAAAGGGTGAAAAAGCAACTCCTAGAAACCCTGGTATTATTAGAAAATTAGTGGATCGTCATTTACGCAATGGCTCAAAACAAAAACAATTGCCGGGAGATCAATTATACGCGTTTTTTCAATCTCAATTTCTTGAAGTTTCAGCGAGATTGGGTTTGCTTGGGGATCCCCATTCCCTTGGTGTTGTTGGAGATGGGACACCCGTGGAAACAGCGAGATACCCAAGGAGCAAACCTATTTGTGATTGTAGTGCCCAAGGACTAACGAATTGTACTCATCCTCGTCGATATTCTCAACCTGACATCGACTCAGGTTGGGATAGTTCAAGGGAGAGGTACTTCAACGGATATCATCTCTACATGATATCCACTAGCGATAGCCAATACGACTTGCCGCTATATCCACGGCTGCATCCTGCTTCCCGGCATGATTCAGTCAGCCTAGTGGTTGGTTCAATTGAATTTTCGCAACGGTACACCTTGGGCACAATTGATAAAATCCTTCTCGATGCCGCACATGATGCAGAACCGATTTACGAATTACTGGACCATCATAATGTGGAACCATTTATTGATCTTAATGTTCGAACAAAGAAAAACTTCAGTACGCAAAGTGATATTCAGATTTCTCCCCTAGGCGTTCCTATTTGTCCAATTGGAATGGAAATGAAACCCAATGGGTTTGACAAATCTCAAAACCGCCAAAAGTGGCGTTGTCCACTAGCTTGCGGAACAAAAAATACATGTTCCACTCCGTGTTCTAAAGCGAAGTATGGCCGGACATTTCATACGTTTAAGCAAGATAATCTTCGTCTGTTCACTAAAACACCGAGGTCTTCTGAAAAGTGGAAACTGATTTATAAACGAAGAACTTCAGTTGAACGTTCGAACAAAAGAGAAAAAGTCGACTATCACTTAGAATCTGGGCGTCATCGCTCTACAAAAATGTGGTATGTCCGCTTATATTCAATCATGATGTGTCAACACATAGATGCTTGGTACAGTAGTCAGAAAGAGACTTTGAACATCCAAGAAATCATCTTTTCTAAGAGCGCCTAG
- a CDS encoding alpha-amylase family glycosyl hydrolase → MKFVSFTKYILLSVLVSITFLTGCTTPEAEQPNQSRLIETIDHTELISSYPNTVFYEIFVRAFSDSSGNGIGDINGMTAQLDYLQELGIEGIWLMPIHPSPSYHGYDVMDYYEINPEYGTMDDFKTFMAEAHARNIKVVIDLVVNHSSTEHPFFQDAIASKESPYRDWYIWADEDTNLRERGEWGQPFWHGEAPNHYFSVFWGGMPDFNFYNDEVRQEMINIGQYWLEEVGVDGFRLDAAKHIFPKDKEQNLVWWKEFRAAMEEVKPDVFLVGEVWDLPQVAGPYLEDGLHSTFNFDLAEDILKVAMTERGGSLVPKLIRSLTTFERYSTDFVDSTFITNHDINRVMSELRGNEEQAKMAASLLLTLPGSPFIYYGEEIGMQGAKPDEHIREPMLWYQDGGAGQTSWIKPKYDTGQDAPSVEAQLEDPNSLYNHYKTMIYLRRSEPTLLFGEITESPIRIQGSLAYKRIYNDEELHVIHNLSRNELEINLEDEDAGQVIFATKKEYTISDGIVTLPPYSTVIFTKTLN, encoded by the coding sequence ATGAAGTTTGTTAGTTTTACAAAGTACATACTACTTTCTGTTCTCGTTTCAATCACTTTTTTAACTGGATGTACAACACCTGAGGCAGAGCAACCTAATCAATCCCGATTGATAGAAACAATTGATCATACTGAATTAATTTCAAGCTATCCTAACACGGTTTTCTATGAAATTTTTGTCCGTGCCTTTTCTGATTCTAGTGGAAATGGAATTGGTGATATTAACGGCATGACTGCACAACTTGATTATTTACAAGAGCTCGGCATCGAAGGAATATGGCTTATGCCGATTCACCCTTCACCTTCTTATCACGGATACGATGTGATGGATTACTATGAGATTAACCCTGAATACGGAACGATGGATGACTTCAAGACATTTATGGCCGAAGCTCACGCACGAAATATTAAAGTAGTGATTGATTTAGTCGTTAATCACTCAAGCACAGAACATCCGTTCTTTCAAGACGCGATTGCGTCCAAAGAAAGCCCTTATCGAGACTGGTACATTTGGGCAGATGAAGATACAAACCTAAGAGAACGCGGCGAATGGGGGCAACCGTTCTGGCATGGTGAAGCTCCAAACCATTATTTCAGTGTTTTCTGGGGCGGTATGCCAGACTTTAATTTCTATAATGATGAAGTTCGCCAAGAAATGATTAACATTGGACAGTATTGGCTAGAAGAAGTTGGTGTAGATGGATTTCGTTTAGATGCTGCTAAGCACATCTTCCCAAAAGATAAAGAACAAAATTTAGTCTGGTGGAAAGAATTCCGAGCTGCCATGGAAGAAGTGAAACCTGATGTGTTTCTTGTCGGGGAGGTTTGGGATCTTCCTCAAGTTGCAGGTCCCTATTTAGAAGATGGGCTACACTCTACATTTAATTTCGATTTAGCTGAGGATATTTTAAAAGTAGCTATGACCGAGCGTGGCGGGTCTTTAGTTCCTAAATTAATTCGAAGTCTTACTACATTTGAACGCTACTCTACTGATTTTGTTGATTCAACGTTTATTACAAACCACGATATTAATCGTGTGATGAGTGAATTAAGAGGGAATGAGGAACAAGCAAAAATGGCAGCCTCTCTCCTACTTACTTTACCAGGAAGCCCCTTCATTTATTATGGTGAAGAAATTGGGATGCAAGGTGCTAAACCCGATGAACATATTCGTGAACCGATGCTTTGGTATCAGGATGGTGGCGCGGGACAAACTTCGTGGATTAAGCCAAAATACGACACTGGTCAAGACGCTCCATCTGTTGAAGCACAGCTAGAAGATCCAAATTCATTATACAATCATTATAAAACGATGATTTATTTGCGCCGTAGCGAACCAACACTATTGTTTGGTGAGATTACAGAATCGCCGATTAGAATACAAGGAAGTCTTGCCTATAAACGTATTTACAACGACGAGGAACTTCATGTTATTCATAACCTTTCAAGAAATGAACTTGAAATTAATTTAGAGGATGAAGACGCTGGTCAAGTGATCTTTGCTACTAAAAAGGAATACACGATATCTGACGGAATAGTAACCCTACCACCTTACTCTACCGTTATTTTTACAAAAACTTTAAATTAA
- a CDS encoding YwpF-like family protein, with protein MKTFKLCSLVVLLDNDIEPKEIPLVDGLIINKEEVQKNWLIEAVVTPKLEGYFIKLNETQEKFMVEATITKKSNAPATFVCTVKSINHIQNHISVLLDGLLVVKEDDFSDMILRTILEEGFEGEEILKEFKKRKKDRGRAIQGALNNAFVQVKGKFFDN; from the coding sequence ATGAAAACGTTTAAATTATGTTCGTTAGTTGTGTTGTTAGATAACGATATTGAGCCAAAGGAAATTCCCCTAGTTGACGGATTAATTATTAATAAAGAGGAAGTGCAAAAAAACTGGCTTATTGAAGCTGTCGTAACACCAAAGCTTGAGGGGTATTTCATAAAATTAAATGAAACACAGGAAAAGTTCATGGTTGAAGCAACCATTACAAAAAAATCAAATGCGCCAGCTACTTTTGTTTGTACTGTGAAGAGCATAAACCACATTCAAAATCATATTAGTGTTCTACTTGATGGTTTATTAGTTGTGAAAGAAGATGATTTCTCAGATATGATTTTACGAACTATTTTAGAGGAGGGCTTTGAAGGAGAAGAAATTCTTAAAGAATTTAAAAAAAGAAAGAAAGATCGCGGTAGAGCTATTCAAGGAGCTTTAAACAATGCTTTTGTTCAAGTGAAGGGGAAGTTTTTTGATAATTAA
- the ilvA gene encoding threonine ammonia-lyase IlvA has translation MNKIVKIEDIVIAHHSLKDVVIHTPLQYNDVLSERYNCNVYVKREDLQVVRSFKIRGAYFLIQSLLKEEREAGVVCASAGNHAQGVAYACKHLKIFGKIFMPKTTPRQKVTQVKRFGGDFVEVVLCGDTFDDAFLEAMEFCTVNEKIFIHPFDDQRIIAGQGTVGLEIMDDMDEPIDYLFMSIGGGGLTSGVGTYIKGVSPGTKLIGVEPKGAPAMKASLDKGEVVTLKKIDKFVDGAAVKKVGELPFSLCLNLLDDIVIVPEGKVCTTILELYNENAIVAEPAGALPISALQFYQEEIKGKNVVCVISGGNNDIGRMQEIKERSLIYEGLVHHFIINFPQRAGALREFLDEVLGPDDDIIRFEYTKKNNKENGPALVGIELKRSEDYEALLNRMTEHEIEFIEVNKDENLFNLLV, from the coding sequence ATGAATAAGATAGTAAAGATCGAGGATATCGTAATAGCGCATCACAGCTTAAAAGATGTTGTTATTCATACACCATTACAATATAACGATGTTTTATCTGAGCGTTATAACTGTAATGTTTATGTGAAACGGGAAGATTTACAAGTCGTTCGCTCATTTAAAATTCGCGGCGCCTATTTCTTAATACAAAGCTTATTGAAGGAAGAACGGGAAGCCGGAGTCGTTTGTGCAAGTGCTGGGAATCATGCTCAAGGTGTAGCATATGCTTGTAAGCACTTAAAAATATTCGGCAAAATATTTATGCCAAAAACAACGCCGAGGCAGAAAGTGACCCAAGTAAAACGATTTGGTGGAGATTTTGTCGAAGTTGTTTTATGTGGAGATACATTTGACGATGCCTTTCTTGAAGCAATGGAATTCTGTACAGTTAATGAGAAAATATTTATCCATCCCTTTGATGATCAAAGAATTATTGCGGGGCAAGGAACAGTAGGGCTGGAAATTATGGATGACATGGACGAGCCTATTGATTACTTATTTATGTCAATAGGCGGGGGCGGTCTTACCTCAGGAGTAGGTACGTACATTAAGGGTGTAAGTCCAGGGACGAAACTAATTGGAGTTGAACCAAAAGGCGCTCCAGCAATGAAAGCTTCGTTAGATAAAGGCGAAGTCGTAACTTTAAAGAAAATTGATAAGTTTGTTGATGGTGCAGCTGTAAAGAAAGTTGGAGAATTACCGTTTTCTTTATGCCTTAATTTATTAGATGATATTGTAATTGTCCCTGAAGGTAAAGTCTGTACAACGATATTGGAGCTTTATAATGAAAATGCCATTGTAGCAGAGCCTGCAGGTGCATTACCAATTTCAGCCCTTCAATTCTATCAAGAGGAGATAAAGGGGAAAAATGTTGTTTGTGTCATTAGTGGCGGTAATAACGATATTGGTAGAATGCAAGAAATTAAAGAACGCTCATTAATTTACGAAGGACTTGTACATCATTTTATTATTAACTTTCCGCAAAGAGCAGGTGCGTTAAGGGAATTCTTGGATGAGGTTTTAGGCCCAGACGATGATATCATTCGTTTTGAATATACGAAAAAAAATAATAAAGAAAATGGTCCGGCTTTAGTAGGAATCGAGTTAAAACGTAGCGAAGACTATGAAGCTTTACTTAATCGAATGACAGAACACGAAATAGAATTTATTGAAGTAAATAAAGACGAAAATTTGTTTAATTTACTCGTCTAA
- a CDS encoding ABC transporter permease, whose amino-acid sequence MSNLMRLIQNENMKIYRRPGTWVMYGILIAILLIIGLFTKFILEDPVSNWREDLTLKNAQYQMLIDEREMLAVAVERYQREITLNEYRLEQNIPPIETKSFWGFMTSTVNSISIVTMFTIIIAAGIVAGEFTWGTIKLLLIRPASRAKILLSKYIATFVFAILMLLGLFIFSFGIGSLLFGGGTLTQPHLFFDAGQVVERNMFSHLLMLYGLSSVELLMMVTFAFMISTIFRSSSLAIGLALFLMFTGSQLVHVLSQYEWVKYILFANTYLAQYIEGTPLVEGMTMTFSIVMLAIYFIFFNVLSWVIFQKRDVAA is encoded by the coding sequence TTGTCTAATTTGATGAGACTTATTCAAAATGAAAATATGAAAATATATCGCAGACCAGGCACATGGGTGATGTATGGAATATTAATCGCAATATTACTTATCATTGGACTTTTCACAAAGTTTATTTTGGAAGATCCTGTTAGTAATTGGCGAGAAGACCTTACTTTGAAAAATGCTCAGTATCAAATGCTGATTGATGAACGAGAAATGCTGGCAGTAGCAGTCGAGCGCTATCAACGAGAGATAACTTTAAACGAATATCGACTAGAACAGAATATTCCTCCTATAGAAACTAAAAGCTTTTGGGGATTTATGACTTCAACCGTTAATTCGATTAGTATTGTAACAATGTTTACGATTATTATTGCTGCAGGAATAGTCGCTGGAGAATTCACATGGGGAACCATTAAACTCCTTTTAATTAGACCAGCATCACGGGCTAAAATTTTACTTTCTAAGTATATAGCGACATTTGTTTTTGCGATTTTAATGCTTTTAGGATTATTTATTTTTTCATTTGGAATCGGCTCGTTATTATTTGGCGGGGGGACTTTAACACAACCACATTTATTTTTTGATGCAGGGCAAGTCGTTGAGAGAAATATGTTTAGCCATCTACTTATGCTTTATGGTCTAAGTAGTGTTGAACTGCTAATGATGGTGACATTTGCATTTATGATATCAACGATTTTCCGTAGTAGTTCGTTAGCCATCGGTTTAGCTCTTTTTTTAATGTTCACCGGAAGTCAACTTGTTCATGTTCTTAGTCAGTATGAATGGGTGAAATATATATTATTTGCTAACACCTATCTTGCTCAGTATATTGAAGGAACACCGCTTGTAGAAGGAATGACAATGACGTTTTCCATCGTGATGTTAGCAATTTACTTTATTTTTTTTAATGTACTTTCATGGGTGATTTTCCAAAAGCGGGATGTAGCAGCGTAA
- a CDS encoding ABC transporter ATP-binding protein has protein sequence MDHIITFNNVSKKYGLTTALKDVSFQVPKSGIIGLVGPNGSGKSTLLKLVAGLVKKSAGEIIVCGDHVTRLIGSKVAFLAEVDSLYDFYTVKETVRFSANVFPDFDEQKANSILETLQVDLNKKVGTLSKGNRARVKIAITLSRQVPLLLMDEPLSGLDPLVREDIIKLIARYVEMEEQTLIISTHEVTEIEPLLDHVLLVKSGNIMLSEKVEELRETKGQSVLDAMREVLK, from the coding sequence ATGGATCATATTATTACATTCAATAACGTTTCGAAAAAGTATGGCCTAACAACAGCTCTTAAAGATGTGAGTTTTCAAGTCCCAAAAAGCGGAATTATTGGTTTGGTTGGTCCAAACGGTAGTGGGAAGTCAACGTTGTTAAAGTTGGTTGCAGGCTTGGTTAAGAAATCAGCTGGAGAAATCATCGTATGTGGAGATCATGTTACGAGGTTAATAGGAAGTAAAGTTGCTTTTCTTGCTGAAGTAGATTCGTTATATGACTTTTATACGGTTAAAGAAACAGTCCGGTTTTCGGCAAATGTTTTTCCAGATTTCGATGAACAAAAGGCTAACTCGATTTTAGAAACATTACAAGTAGATTTAAATAAAAAAGTTGGAACCTTATCAAAGGGTAATCGAGCTAGAGTTAAAATCGCCATTACTCTTTCTAGACAGGTACCACTATTACTAATGGATGAACCTCTGTCGGGGTTAGATCCTTTAGTTAGAGAAGACATAATTAAGTTAATTGCAAGGTACGTTGAAATGGAAGAACAAACGCTTATTATTTCTACACATGAAGTAACCGAGATTGAACCATTATTGGATCATGTTTTACTAGTGAAAAGCGGAAATATTATGTTATCGGAAAAGGTAGAAGAGCTTAGGGAAACGAAGGGCCAAAGTGTGCTAGACGCAATGAGGGAGGTGCTAAAATGA
- a CDS encoding GntR family transcriptional regulator: MNLSFDNTKPIYLQLMDYFFQQICNGSIKPGQKLPSVRETAVLAGVNPNTVQRTYAEMERRGIVEARRGQGSFVTEDELVIKELRSEISEQYVTTFIGYMQSNGFTKEEILEQVKAALNKSNG; the protein is encoded by the coding sequence ATGAATCTATCCTTTGATAATACAAAACCAATCTATTTACAGCTCATGGATTATTTTTTTCAACAAATATGCAATGGTTCAATAAAGCCTGGGCAAAAATTGCCGTCTGTAAGGGAAACGGCCGTCCTGGCTGGTGTAAATCCAAACACAGTACAACGGACATATGCCGAGATGGAACGAAGAGGGATTGTAGAAGCCAGGAGAGGGCAAGGCTCATTTGTCACTGAGGATGAATTGGTGATAAAGGAATTGCGTTCTGAGATATCCGAACAATATGTAACGACATTTATCGGATATATGCAAAGTAATGGCTTTACTAAAGAAGAAATACTAGAGCAAGTGAAGGCAGCATTAAACAAGTCTAACGGGTAG
- a CDS encoding ABC transporter ATP-binding protein codes for MTTPVVSIKNVSKVIKGKKIIDNLSFEIYPGEVFGFLGPNGAGKTTTIRMIVGLISMTEGEVLIKGNNVAKNFEGAISEIGAIVENPEMYKFLTGYQNLIHYARMVNSVPKERIDEVVKLVGLTERIHEKVKTYSLGMRQRLGLAQALLHSPSVLILDEPTNGLDPAGIREIRDYIRKLAREEGLAVIVSSHLLSEMELMCDRIGIIQNGKLIGVQTVNDFINGQQELMIRFLVDQSKRALEILKEKWPAYTFGVNGDFIEVSLEKNEIPQVNKALVTNDINVFAISQTAKSLEDKFLEVTGGEQIV; via the coding sequence ATGACAACACCTGTTGTTTCAATAAAAAATGTGTCTAAAGTAATAAAAGGAAAAAAGATTATTGATAATCTCAGCTTTGAAATTTATCCGGGCGAAGTATTTGGTTTCCTTGGGCCAAACGGTGCAGGGAAAACAACAACGATTCGAATGATAGTAGGATTGATTTCTATGACTGAAGGAGAAGTATTAATTAAGGGTAACAATGTAGCGAAGAATTTCGAGGGAGCTATATCAGAAATTGGTGCCATCGTTGAAAATCCGGAAATGTATAAATTTTTAACCGGGTATCAAAATTTAATTCATTATGCTCGCATGGTAAATAGTGTACCAAAAGAGAGAATTGATGAGGTAGTTAAGTTAGTTGGTTTGACCGAACGGATTCATGAAAAAGTAAAAACATATTCTTTGGGGATGAGACAGCGCTTAGGGTTAGCGCAGGCCCTTTTGCACTCTCCATCAGTGTTAATTTTAGATGAGCCAACGAATGGTTTAGACCCTGCAGGAATTCGTGAAATACGCGATTATATAAGGAAATTGGCAAGAGAAGAAGGGCTAGCGGTCATTGTCTCTAGTCATCTCTTATCTGAAATGGAATTGATGTGTGATCGCATTGGTATTATTCAAAATGGAAAATTAATAGGTGTTCAAACCGTAAATGATTTTATTAACGGTCAACAAGAACTAATGATCCGCTTTTTAGTTGATCAATCCAAACGGGCATTAGAAATTTTAAAAGAGAAGTGGCCAGCCTATACATTCGGCGTAAATGGTGATTTCATTGAAGTTTCTTTAGAAAAAAATGAAATTCCACAGGTAAATAAAGCATTAGTCACAAATGACATCAATGTTTTTGCAATTAGTCAAACAGCTAAATCGTTAGAAGATAAATTTTTAGAAGTAACTGGAGGGGAACAGATTGTCTAA